A stretch of the Arthrobacter stackebrandtii genome encodes the following:
- a CDS encoding dihydrolipoyl dehydrogenase family protein, with translation METEHFDLLVIGGGKAGKSLAMDLAAAGQRVAMVERGMIGGTCINVACIPTKTLVNSARLLAATRRAAEFGIDAGTPAVNLDLLRARKEDVVGTMVAGQRKSFLASGMDLVIGQARFTGPRTVEVVDDAGTPRSLSGTGVVVNTGMVPAVPDIPGLRAAQPLTSTSILTLAELPASIVILGGGYIGCEFASMLSIMGVAVTLVQRGASLLPREDTDVSAAVTSALESDSVSVRLGAAAESVVRTNGTVTVSLADGTTVEAAEVLVALGRKPVTAGLGLEAAGVDLAPGGLVAVDEFLRTTADGVWAAGDVAGTPQFTHASWNDYRILKANLAAVPGVALHSTRDRLIPYCVFTTPELGRVGLSEAQARAAGHDVRIAKMPVTAIPRARTVGQLEGMWKAVVERGTDRILGVSLLGHESSEVIAVVQMAMLGGLPYQQVRDAVIAHPTMAEGLQLLFSDAFLEA, from the coding sequence ATGGAAACTGAACACTTCGACCTCCTCGTGATCGGCGGCGGCAAGGCAGGCAAGTCCCTGGCCATGGACCTCGCCGCGGCAGGGCAGCGCGTGGCCATGGTGGAGCGCGGCATGATCGGAGGCACCTGCATCAACGTCGCCTGCATCCCCACCAAGACCCTCGTCAACAGCGCCCGCCTCCTGGCAGCCACCCGCCGCGCCGCCGAGTTCGGCATCGACGCCGGTACCCCCGCCGTCAACCTCGACCTCCTCCGCGCCCGCAAGGAAGACGTGGTCGGGACCATGGTGGCCGGCCAGCGCAAGTCGTTCCTGGCCTCCGGGATGGACCTGGTCATCGGCCAGGCGCGCTTCACCGGCCCGCGCACCGTTGAAGTGGTGGACGACGCCGGCACTCCCCGCTCGCTGTCCGGCACCGGCGTTGTGGTCAACACCGGGATGGTGCCTGCGGTTCCGGACATTCCCGGCCTGCGGGCCGCGCAGCCTCTCACCAGCACCAGCATCCTGACCCTGGCCGAACTGCCGGCAAGCATCGTCATCCTGGGCGGCGGCTACATCGGCTGCGAGTTCGCCTCCATGCTGTCCATCATGGGAGTCGCTGTCACGCTGGTGCAGCGCGGCGCGTCCCTGCTCCCCCGCGAGGACACCGACGTTTCCGCCGCCGTCACGTCCGCCCTGGAGTCCGACAGCGTGTCCGTGCGGCTGGGTGCCGCTGCGGAATCGGTGGTCCGCACCAACGGCACGGTCACCGTGTCACTGGCGGACGGAACCACGGTGGAGGCGGCAGAGGTCCTGGTGGCGCTGGGCCGCAAACCCGTCACGGCAGGGCTGGGACTAGAGGCGGCCGGCGTCGATCTTGCCCCGGGCGGGCTGGTGGCGGTGGACGAGTTCCTGCGCACCACGGCGGACGGCGTGTGGGCGGCGGGCGATGTGGCGGGCACGCCGCAGTTTACGCATGCGTCGTGGAACGACTACCGGATCTTGAAGGCCAACCTTGCCGCCGTCCCCGGCGTGGCGCTGCACAGCACCCGGGACAGGCTCATCCCGTACTGTGTTTTCACCACGCCGGAGCTGGGCCGCGTGGGCCTGTCCGAGGCGCAGGCCCGGGCTGCCGGGCACGACGTCCGGATTGCGAAGATGCCCGTCACGGCCATCCCCCGGGCGCGCACGGTGGGCCAGCTTGAGGGCATGTGGAAGGCCGTGGTGGAACGCGGCACGGACAGGATTCTTGGCGTCTCGCTGCTCGGGCACGAATCAAGCGAGGTCATTGCCGTGGTGCAGATGGCCATGCTGGGCGGGCTGCCGTACCAGCAGGTGCGCGACGCCGTGATTGCCCACCCCACCATGGCCGAAGGGCTGCAGCTGCTGTTCAGCGACGCATTCCTGGAGGCGTGA
- a CDS encoding sigma factor, with translation MSRQPADELLASQKSDEALILEVRHGSSGAYGLLYERHVDSAMATASRYAGNHSDAADLVAEAFANVLQVLQNGKGPDVFFRAYLLTTLRRLASAKRSADEKLFVLDDLERVAPAVPSANTVVVAFENETVARSFRNLPERWQLVLWHTEIDGLAPAAVAPILGMSANAVSALAVRAREGLKQAYLQNHLSGTGTPGCEKYADQLGAYARHGLTARRTKTVQAHVDGCLKCTEKLLYLEDVGVGMRAIIFPALLGLAFAGKGAAIVGGGLGLGLNLGAAADLSAAGAQGAGANGAGAGAAGAAAAGLGLPAVSALVAASVAALVMVGGVVAAAVGVPFFGGPSQEPAAAPQTGSAVTQVAGQLPPAAGATRKVAASATPAAVAADDPESLPPAAGLLPPAAVPSLDYAGEPDPGPLPSETTGQVTGPSATADPGQPATPGPGPTPVPTRAPAVAPTAVPTPTQAPSHVPPVAPTSSATLKPTPQPTPAPPSAAPTSMPTAMPSPTPTLVPSATPTPSPSVVPTPTPTAKPTSDPTVAPTPTPTSSAAPSAGPTGEPTDEPSVQPTDEPTEVPTVDPTVDPTAEPSATPTPEPSATPTASPTAEPSPEPPAEKTQFSVETTDLSASGYGARIQIDLTASGPAQVSAPRVAFSSSSWLLHLGLTVQAPSGWTCDKSAILTEPEWVCTVETWAGETSAFVLARSKWTSEASLTMTVQADESDDFIKKLQF, from the coding sequence TTGTCAAGACAACCGGCCGATGAGTTGTTGGCGTCGCAAAAGAGCGACGAAGCGCTCATCCTTGAAGTGCGCCACGGATCTTCAGGCGCCTACGGCCTTTTGTATGAACGCCACGTCGACAGTGCCATGGCCACGGCATCACGCTATGCCGGAAACCACAGCGACGCTGCTGACCTTGTGGCGGAAGCCTTCGCCAACGTGCTGCAGGTGCTGCAGAACGGCAAGGGCCCCGACGTCTTTTTCCGGGCCTACCTGCTCACCACCCTGCGCCGCCTGGCCTCAGCCAAGCGAAGTGCAGACGAGAAGCTCTTCGTGCTGGACGACCTTGAACGGGTTGCCCCTGCGGTGCCATCCGCCAACACCGTCGTCGTTGCCTTTGAAAATGAAACTGTCGCCCGCTCGTTTCGCAACCTCCCCGAGCGGTGGCAACTGGTGCTTTGGCACACTGAGATCGATGGATTGGCTCCGGCGGCAGTCGCTCCCATCCTGGGCATGAGCGCCAACGCAGTGTCCGCCCTTGCGGTCCGCGCCCGTGAGGGCCTCAAGCAGGCATACCTGCAAAACCACCTGTCCGGGACCGGCACCCCGGGCTGCGAGAAGTACGCCGACCAGCTCGGTGCGTACGCCCGCCACGGCTTGACCGCCCGACGCACCAAAACTGTCCAAGCCCACGTCGACGGCTGCCTCAAGTGCACCGAGAAGCTGCTGTACCTGGAAGACGTGGGCGTTGGCATGCGCGCCATCATTTTCCCCGCGCTGCTGGGGTTGGCCTTTGCCGGCAAGGGTGCGGCCATTGTGGGCGGCGGCCTTGGCCTCGGACTGAACCTGGGCGCTGCCGCAGACCTTTCCGCTGCAGGTGCCCAGGGAGCGGGGGCCAACGGAGCGGGTGCCGGTGCTGCCGGTGCTGCCGCGGCGGGGCTCGGCCTTCCAGCGGTGAGTGCCCTGGTTGCTGCATCAGTCGCCGCCCTGGTCATGGTGGGCGGCGTGGTCGCCGCAGCCGTAGGGGTGCCGTTCTTTGGCGGGCCGTCGCAGGAGCCTGCCGCTGCGCCCCAAACAGGCAGCGCCGTCACTCAGGTGGCGGGGCAACTGCCCCCGGCCGCCGGCGCAACGCGCAAGGTTGCCGCGTCGGCCACCCCTGCCGCCGTTGCCGCAGACGATCCGGAAAGCCTGCCCCCAGCCGCGGGCCTCCTGCCTCCGGCCGCGGTCCCGTCACTGGACTATGCCGGCGAGCCGGATCCGGGACCCCTGCCTTCCGAGACGACCGGCCAAGTCACGGGGCCGTCTGCCACCGCGGACCCTGGGCAGCCAGCCACCCCGGGCCCCGGCCCGACGCCGGTGCCCACGCGGGCGCCTGCCGTTGCGCCAACAGCAGTCCCGACTCCGACTCAAGCCCCAAGTCACGTGCCGCCAGTTGCTCCCACTTCGAGCGCAACGCTGAAACCAACGCCGCAACCGACCCCAGCGCCGCCCTCGGCTGCCCCCACCTCGATGCCGACGGCCATGCCTTCCCCAACTCCCACCCTGGTGCCGTCGGCCACACCTACGCCGAGTCCGTCGGTCGTCCCCACCCCAACTCCGACGGCCAAGCCGACGTCGGACCCCACGGTGGCTCCAACTCCCACACCCACGTCGTCGGCTGCTCCCAGTGCGGGCCCCACGGGTGAACCCACTGACGAGCCCTCGGTTCAGCCGACCGATGAACCTACGGAAGTGCCCACGGTTGATCCGACTGTGGATCCCACGGCCGAGCCGTCGGCGACCCCAACACCGGAACCGTCTGCGACACCCACTGCGTCACCTACGGCCGAGCCGTCACCGGAACCTCCAGCAGAGAAAACACAATTCTCGGTGGAGACAACTGATTTGTCCGCCAGTGGATACGGCGCCAGGATCCAGATTGATCTGACGGCCTCTGGCCCGGCACAAGTTTCCGCTCCCAGGGTCGCTTTCAGCAGCTCGTCGTGGCTGCTCCATCTGGGGCTTACGGTGCAAGCTCCATCCGGGTGGACCTGCGATAAGTCCGCAATCCTCACGGAACCCGAGTGGGTCTGCACGGTAGAGACATGGGCAGGTGAAACGTCGGCTTTCGTCCTGGCCCGGAGCAAATGGACGAGCGAAGCATCCCTGACAATGACCGTGCAGGCCGACGAATCCGACGACTTCATTAAGAAGCTGCAGTTCTAG
- a CDS encoding D-alanyl-D-alanine carboxypeptidase family protein, producing MKTRRLLLLVLAVFSLLGVFTAGPGPATAATPDNNAIAAKYAKNPQLGAAITPLRCGLAQGGCYRGYRNGSIYWSPGTGAHMAVGAILGRWGSLNWERGFLGYPTTDESCTLAGSGCVQKYQGGRMYWQRSAGANPVKGGIGARWDQMGAEHGVLGYPISGENCTLVSGGCVQNFQGGYVYWQPSVGSHSVHGAIGAKWVQMGYERSPLGYPTSEEQCGGSPLSCVQYFQGGTINWPTFAGVSVNPYAGSTGVVVNKRRPNSPINQTPPDLAWVGSQLMRSEASWQYSQLVAGASAAGVALTPVSGFRSYDTQVGLYNSYVSQYGQAVADTISARPGYSEHQTGLVMDIGNPNGACSLQACFENTPAGQFAANNAWRYGFIIRYPWGQDWTTGYTYEPWHLRYIGVRTATDMHNRGYQTLEQYFGLAAAPSY from the coding sequence ATGAAGACCAGACGATTATTGCTCCTGGTGCTGGCGGTGTTTTCCCTGCTGGGGGTCTTCACGGCAGGGCCCGGGCCTGCCACGGCAGCAACGCCCGACAACAACGCGATTGCCGCGAAGTATGCGAAGAATCCACAACTGGGGGCTGCCATCACGCCGCTGCGCTGCGGCCTTGCCCAAGGCGGCTGCTACCGCGGCTACCGGAACGGCAGCATCTACTGGTCGCCGGGAACAGGTGCGCACATGGCCGTCGGCGCCATCCTTGGGCGGTGGGGCTCGCTCAACTGGGAGCGGGGATTCCTGGGCTACCCCACCACGGATGAAAGCTGCACGTTGGCCGGTTCCGGCTGCGTGCAGAAGTACCAGGGCGGGCGCATGTACTGGCAGCGCAGCGCCGGTGCCAATCCGGTCAAGGGCGGCATCGGGGCCCGTTGGGACCAAATGGGCGCCGAGCACGGCGTCCTCGGATACCCCATCTCCGGGGAAAACTGCACCCTGGTTTCCGGCGGCTGCGTGCAAAACTTCCAGGGCGGCTACGTGTACTGGCAGCCGTCGGTGGGCTCCCATTCCGTCCACGGCGCCATCGGCGCCAAGTGGGTCCAGATGGGTTACGAACGCAGCCCGCTGGGATATCCCACCAGCGAGGAGCAGTGCGGCGGCTCCCCCTTGAGCTGCGTCCAGTATTTCCAGGGCGGCACCATCAACTGGCCCACGTTCGCCGGCGTCAGCGTCAACCCCTATGCCGGCAGCACCGGGGTGGTGGTCAACAAAAGGCGGCCCAATTCACCCATCAACCAGACACCGCCGGATCTCGCCTGGGTCGGTTCCCAGCTCATGCGCAGCGAGGCGTCCTGGCAATACTCACAGCTGGTCGCCGGGGCGTCAGCAGCTGGGGTTGCACTCACCCCTGTCAGCGGCTTCCGGTCTTATGACACGCAGGTGGGGCTGTACAACTCATACGTTTCCCAATACGGGCAGGCCGTCGCAGACACCATTTCCGCACGCCCCGGCTACAGCGAGCACCAGACCGGGCTCGTCATGGACATTGGCAATCCGAACGGCGCCTGCTCGCTGCAGGCCTGCTTTGAAAACACGCCGGCAGGACAATTCGCCGCCAACAATGCCTGGCGGTACGGCTTCATCATCCGATACCCATGGGGCCAGGACTGGACCACCGGCTACACCTACGAGCCCTGGCACCTGCGCTACATCGGCGTCCGGACGGCCACCGACATGCACAACCGCGGCTACCAGACCCTCGAGCAGTACTTCGGGCTCGCCGCGGCACCCAGCTACTGA
- the rarD gene encoding EamA family transporter RarD, whose protein sequence is MTTGNPQTQQSTGRPARPARSEGAKGVMYGVGAYGWWGMMPLYFILLLPANSIEIVANRVVWSVVFCAIIITVARGWGKIRTAAGNKRILGTLAVAGVLIVINWLTYVFAVTTGNTVEASLGYFINPLVSVLIGVIVLKEKLRPLQWTAVGVGFAAVVVMTMSYGKLPWIALVLAFSFGSYGFVKNRVGGKVDAITSLSIETAVLTPFAVAAMVAMSLAGQATLFSMGAGHFWLMAASGIITAVPLLFFGASASRLSMTGIGLLQFMTPVVQFIIAITILGEPMSTERWIGFIIVWAALGLLIADMLISYRRTARLRKMAH, encoded by the coding sequence GTGACCACAGGCAACCCGCAGACACAGCAGTCCACCGGCAGGCCGGCGCGCCCCGCCCGTTCCGAAGGCGCCAAGGGCGTGATGTACGGCGTCGGCGCCTACGGCTGGTGGGGCATGATGCCGCTCTACTTCATCCTGCTGCTGCCGGCCAACAGCATCGAGATCGTGGCCAACCGCGTCGTCTGGTCGGTGGTTTTCTGCGCCATCATCATCACCGTGGCGCGCGGCTGGGGCAAGATCCGCACCGCGGCCGGCAACAAGCGCATTCTCGGCACCCTGGCCGTGGCGGGCGTCCTCATCGTCATCAACTGGCTGACCTATGTCTTCGCCGTCACCACCGGCAACACCGTCGAGGCGTCCCTGGGCTACTTCATCAACCCGCTGGTCTCCGTGCTGATCGGCGTGATCGTCCTGAAGGAAAAGCTGCGCCCGCTGCAGTGGACAGCCGTGGGTGTGGGCTTCGCCGCCGTCGTCGTGATGACCATGAGCTACGGCAAGCTGCCGTGGATCGCCCTGGTCCTGGCCTTCAGCTTCGGCAGCTACGGCTTCGTCAAGAACCGGGTGGGCGGCAAGGTCGACGCCATCACCAGCCTCAGCATTGAAACAGCCGTCCTGACCCCGTTCGCCGTCGCCGCCATGGTGGCAATGTCCCTCGCCGGCCAGGCCACGCTCTTCAGCATGGGCGCCGGCCACTTCTGGCTCATGGCCGCGTCCGGCATCATCACGGCCGTGCCGCTGCTGTTCTTCGGCGCCTCGGCCAGCCGGCTGTCCATGACCGGCATCGGCCTGCTCCAGTTCATGACCCCGGTGGTCCAGTTCATCATCGCCATCACCATCCTCGGCGAGCCCATGAGCACCGAGCGCTGGATCGGCTTCATCATTGTCTGGGCGGCGCTGGGACTTCTCATCGCCGACATGCTCATCAGCTACCGCCGCACCGCACGCCTTCGCAAGATGGCCCACTGA
- a CDS encoding universal stress protein, whose product MKYVVGYRPDERGADAVALAGVIALTQGAALHLVNVVRGNKPADPEQERRALAMVPDGVEAAFSVRNADSFAHGLIAAAQEDGASLIVVGAASNGLFKRFTVGSVANGLLHASPLPVALAPRGYNRRDPLTRLTVMTGVREGWQAVLDVGTSAAARRHVPLRLVSVVEIDQTSQTDFELSNALSPARQHVNTVLAQAAATLPENKVTVTLAHGRTIEEAIDGIGWKSGELVIVGSSRLAENRKIFLGSTANKILRSLPVPMVVVPRDYTEPGI is encoded by the coding sequence ATGAAATATGTAGTGGGATACAGGCCGGATGAGCGCGGCGCCGATGCCGTGGCGCTGGCGGGTGTGATCGCGTTGACGCAGGGCGCGGCGCTCCACCTGGTGAACGTGGTGCGCGGGAACAAGCCGGCAGATCCGGAGCAGGAACGCCGGGCCCTCGCCATGGTGCCCGACGGCGTGGAGGCCGCCTTCTCCGTGAGAAACGCCGACTCCTTTGCCCACGGACTGATCGCCGCGGCGCAGGAGGACGGTGCGTCGCTGATTGTGGTGGGAGCCGCCAGCAACGGGCTGTTCAAGCGTTTCACGGTGGGTTCGGTGGCCAACGGGCTGCTGCATGCCTCGCCCCTGCCCGTGGCGCTGGCGCCGCGCGGCTACAACCGCCGCGATCCGCTGACCCGGCTCACCGTCATGACCGGCGTGCGGGAGGGCTGGCAGGCCGTGCTCGACGTCGGCACCTCCGCTGCAGCGCGCCGGCATGTTCCGCTCCGGCTGGTGTCGGTGGTGGAGATCGACCAGACCTCGCAGACCGATTTTGAGCTGTCCAACGCGCTGAGCCCGGCCCGCCAGCACGTGAACACGGTCCTGGCGCAGGCGGCGGCGACGCTGCCGGAGAACAAGGTCACCGTCACCCTGGCCCATGGGCGCACCATTGAGGAGGCCATCGACGGGATCGGCTGGAAGTCAGGCGAGCTGGTCATAGTGGGTTCCAGCCGGCTGGCCGAGAACCGCAAGATCTTCCTGGGCTCCACGGCGAACAAGATCCTGCGCTCGCTGCCGGTGCCCATGGTGGTGGTCCCGCGCGACTACACGGAACCGGGCATCTAG
- a CDS encoding FAD-dependent oxidoreductase, giving the protein MANSNAARPFRVAIVGSGPAGVYAADILTKSQEVAGGDVQVSIDLFESHPAPYGLIRYGVAPDHPRIKGIMNALHKVLDRGDIRFFGNVSYGRDLTMADLRAHYDAVIFATGATKDAELDIPGIGLDGSYGGADFVSWYDGHPDVPREWPLNAKEIAVIGNGNVALDVARVLSKHAEDMLVTEIPDNVYQGLKASPVTDVHIFGRRGPAQVKFTPLELRELSHSRDVDIVLYEEDFDFDEASDTAIKTNNQVKIMVNTLTNWLVEQDDDEGRVPASRRLHLHFLHTPVEIVGEDGKVSGIKFERNELDGTGNARGTGEFIDYPVQAVYRAVGYFGSELSEVDFDARRGVIPNDGGRVLGADGTHVPGLYATGWIKRGPVGLIGSTKGDALETIGCLLEDRANLPVAEHPGEQEIVDLLESRGVEYTTWEGWNKLDAHEKHLGETYVPEPGIEVVRERVKVVDREQMVNISKK; this is encoded by the coding sequence TTGGCTAACTCGAACGCCGCCCGCCCATTCCGCGTCGCCATCGTCGGCTCCGGCCCGGCAGGCGTCTATGCAGCGGACATCTTGACGAAGTCCCAGGAAGTCGCCGGCGGCGACGTGCAGGTGAGCATTGACCTCTTTGAGTCGCACCCGGCACCCTACGGCCTGATCCGCTACGGCGTGGCGCCGGACCATCCGCGCATCAAGGGCATCATGAACGCCCTGCACAAGGTGCTGGACCGCGGCGACATCCGATTCTTCGGCAACGTCAGCTACGGGCGTGACCTGACCATGGCAGACCTGCGCGCCCACTACGACGCCGTCATCTTCGCCACCGGAGCCACCAAGGACGCCGAGCTGGACATTCCCGGCATCGGGCTGGACGGCTCCTACGGCGGGGCCGACTTCGTCTCCTGGTACGACGGCCACCCCGACGTCCCGCGCGAGTGGCCGCTCAATGCCAAGGAGATTGCCGTGATCGGCAACGGCAACGTGGCCCTGGATGTTGCCCGTGTGCTGTCCAAGCACGCGGAGGACATGCTCGTCACCGAGATCCCGGACAACGTCTACCAAGGCCTGAAGGCTTCACCCGTCACGGATGTCCACATCTTCGGCCGCCGCGGCCCCGCCCAGGTCAAGTTCACGCCGCTGGAACTGCGCGAACTGTCCCACTCCCGCGACGTGGACATTGTCCTGTACGAGGAGGACTTCGACTTTGACGAGGCCTCGGATACGGCCATCAAGACCAACAACCAGGTCAAGATCATGGTCAACACCCTGACCAACTGGCTCGTTGAGCAGGACGACGACGAAGGCCGGGTTCCGGCGTCGCGCCGCCTCCACCTGCACTTCCTCCATACGCCCGTGGAAATCGTGGGCGAGGACGGCAAGGTTTCGGGCATCAAGTTTGAACGCAACGAGCTGGACGGCACCGGGAACGCCCGCGGCACCGGCGAGTTCATCGACTACCCCGTCCAGGCCGTCTACCGTGCCGTGGGCTATTTCGGTTCAGAGCTTTCCGAGGTTGATTTTGATGCCCGCCGGGGCGTCATCCCCAACGACGGCGGACGCGTGCTGGGTGCCGACGGAACCCACGTGCCGGGCCTGTATGCGACAGGCTGGATCAAGCGCGGCCCTGTTGGCCTGATCGGCAGCACCAAGGGCGACGCACTGGAAACCATCGGCTGCCTGCTGGAAGACCGGGCGAACCTGCCCGTTGCCGAGCACCCGGGCGAACAGGAAATTGTGGACCTGCTGGAATCCCGAGGCGTCGAATACACCACCTGGGAAGGCTGGAACAAGCTGGACGCCCATGAGAAGCACCTGGGTGAGACGTACGTTCCGGAGCCCGGGATCGAGGTGGTCCGCGAACGCGTCAAGGTTGTGGATCGCGAGCAGATGGTAAATATTTCCAAAAAGTAG
- the gabT gene encoding 4-aminobutyrate--2-oxoglutarate transaminase gives MSDIQYRLAQKREISGAFPGPKSQALNERRKSVVAGGVASTVPVYVADADGGIITDVDGNSFIDLGSGIAVTSVGASDANVVEAVREQVGHFTHTCFMVTPYESYIEVAEELNALTPGTHEKRTVLFNSGAEAVENAVKVARLATGRDAIVAFDHAYHGRTNLTMALTAKAMPYKTNFGPFAPEIYRVPMSYPYREEADIKGEEAARRAVTMIEKQIGAGSVAAILIEPIQGEGGFIVPADGFLPTLAAWAKDNGVVFIADEVQSGFCRTGEWFATQHEGVVPDIITMAKGIAGGLPLSAITGRADLMDAVHPGGLGGTYGGNPIACAAALAAIKTMKEHDLNARAANIERIVTDRFNALVAEMGEAGIIGEIRGRGAMLAIELVKPGTANTTKEVNAEAAKAIAGACLQAGVIILTCGTYGNVIRLLPPLVISDELLNDGLDVLADAIRAAA, from the coding sequence ATGAGCGACATCCAGTACCGCCTTGCCCAAAAGCGCGAAATCAGCGGCGCATTCCCCGGCCCCAAGTCACAGGCTTTGAACGAGCGCCGCAAGTCCGTCGTCGCAGGCGGCGTCGCCTCGACCGTGCCGGTTTATGTTGCAGACGCCGACGGCGGCATCATCACCGACGTTGACGGCAACTCCTTCATTGACCTCGGCTCAGGCATCGCCGTCACCTCCGTCGGCGCCTCTGACGCCAACGTCGTTGAGGCCGTCCGCGAGCAGGTCGGCCACTTCACCCACACCTGCTTCATGGTCACCCCGTACGAGAGCTACATCGAGGTCGCCGAGGAGCTCAACGCCCTGACCCCCGGCACCCACGAAAAGCGCACCGTGCTGTTCAACTCCGGCGCCGAAGCCGTGGAGAACGCCGTCAAGGTTGCCCGCCTGGCCACCGGCCGCGACGCCATCGTCGCCTTCGACCACGCCTACCACGGCCGCACCAACCTGACCATGGCGCTGACCGCCAAGGCCATGCCGTACAAGACCAACTTCGGCCCGTTCGCACCGGAAATCTACCGCGTGCCCATGAGCTACCCGTACCGCGAAGAAGCAGACATCAAGGGTGAAGAGGCCGCACGCCGCGCCGTCACCATGATCGAGAAGCAGATCGGCGCAGGCTCCGTCGCCGCGATCCTGATCGAACCGATCCAGGGCGAGGGCGGCTTCATTGTCCCGGCCGACGGCTTCCTGCCCACCCTGGCCGCCTGGGCCAAGGACAACGGCGTGGTCTTCATCGCCGACGAGGTCCAGTCCGGCTTCTGCCGCACCGGCGAATGGTTCGCCACCCAGCACGAAGGCGTTGTCCCGGACATCATCACGATGGCCAAGGGCATTGCCGGCGGCCTGCCGCTCTCCGCCATCACCGGCCGCGCCGACCTCATGGACGCAGTGCACCCCGGCGGCCTCGGCGGCACCTACGGCGGAAACCCCATCGCCTGCGCCGCAGCCCTTGCTGCCATCAAGACCATGAAGGAACACGACCTCAACGCCCGCGCCGCCAACATCGAGCGCATTGTGACCGACCGCTTCAACGCACTCGTCGCCGAAATGGGCGAGGCCGGCATCATCGGTGAAATCCGCGGCCGCGGCGCCATGCTGGCGATCGAACTGGTCAAGCCCGGCACCGCAAACACCACCAAGGAAGTCAACGCCGAGGCCGCCAAGGCCATCGCAGGCGCCTGCCTCCAGGCCGGAGTCATCATCCTGACCTGCGGCACCTACGGCAACGTCATCCGCCTGCTCCCTCCGCTGGTCATCAGCGACGAGCTGCTCAACGACGGCCTGGACGTCCTCGCCGACGCCATCCGCGCAGCAGCCTAA